The Prevotella sp. E9-3 genome has a window encoding:
- a CDS encoding FimB/Mfa2 family fimbrial subunit: MKKLMYIVLALLLAACEKPIIDDTTGKMVAADANVILHFTQYQQEAFTRSATDITNLCSRLNIAIFDAEGTKVKTVAQKEGDASYGTVALSLAAGTYRLVVIAHSCDGSATITSTEKVTFPNNKVTDTFFYYGDLVVVTEKQSYDLTLTRAVAMFRLVLTDESIPASVAKFKFYYLGGSSTFSPKDGYGCVQSKQTEIRPVSTDGIYEIYTLPHTEEDVLTKLTVTALDANDNILKERTFENIPITRNQVTRYTGSFFGSGGGNSTNDGTFRLTADPDWDAVNGYTF; encoded by the coding sequence ATGAAGAAATTAATGTATATCGTTCTCGCCCTGCTATTGGCAGCGTGCGAGAAACCCATCATTGATGATACAACGGGCAAGATGGTCGCAGCCGATGCCAACGTCATTCTGCACTTTACGCAGTACCAGCAAGAGGCATTTACCCGCTCTGCTACCGACATCACCAACCTCTGCTCGCGCCTGAACATCGCCATCTTCGACGCTGAAGGCACGAAGGTGAAGACCGTGGCGCAGAAGGAGGGCGACGCCAGCTACGGCACGGTGGCGCTGAGCCTGGCCGCGGGCACGTACCGCCTGGTGGTCATTGCCCACAGCTGCGACGGCTCGGCCACGATAACCTCGACGGAAAAGGTGACGTTCCCCAACAACAAGGTGACCGACACCTTTTTTTATTATGGGGACTTGGTAGTTGTGACAGAGAAGCAGAGCTACGACCTCACGCTGACCCGCGCCGTGGCCATGTTCCGTCTGGTGCTGACCGACGAGAGCATTCCGGCATCGGTGGCGAAGTTTAAGTTCTATTATCTCGGCGGCTCCAGTACCTTCAGCCCGAAGGACGGCTACGGTTGCGTTCAGAGCAAGCAGACGGAGATACGCCCCGTAAGCACCGACGGCATCTACGAGATATATACCCTGCCGCACACCGAGGAGGACGTGCTGACGAAGCTGACCGTGACCGCGCTCGACGCGAACGACAACATTCTGAAGGAGCGCACGTTCGAGAACATCCCCATCACGCGCAACCAGGTGACGAGATATACAGGTTCTTTTTTCGGTAGCGGCGGAGGCAATTCAACCAACGACGGCACCTTTCGCCTCACCGCCGACCCCGACTGGGACGCCGTCAATGGCTACACCTTCTAG
- a CDS encoding FimB/Mfa2 family fimbrial subunit: MNRNYFWGLLAAVLLTACEKGFDELGEGMSPSPTGQVTNSVLQVRTRGTSPSEEATVAYPVQVYVFQGDKCKAVQTIGDEGQTLNIPLLEGTYSVYAIAGASATDYTLPTKENATTTTALTLKEGRSLTDLMAASATATLVDGGTNTVTLGMTRKTMLIQDVTIKKIPTAATAVSVTIAPLWQALTVSGAFANAGQSQTIALTKQADNRTWTLPSPFGEGSGVRLLPPSSQPASVSVNITIGGTTKTYTYSTSDQLEAAYKINIDGTYTEAVGVSLTGTITGATWLGERTISFEFDENGSSTSGNNDNNGGGNNNNDTPNNQDNFPAAGDTYQGCYVLAVSVIDANSAELTLLSPNERSVSSDSDANNALATLGVDGISDWSIPNQAQMDLFYTAKDDITPAPDRQRYLWQDGTTMKQRFMSDGSDSKANYNYTIFLRPVATVSITKD; this comes from the coding sequence ATGAACAGAAATTATTTCTGGGGGCTGTTGGCGGCGGTGCTGCTGACGGCTTGTGAGAAAGGGTTCGATGAGTTAGGGGAAGGCATGTCCCCTTCGCCCACGGGACAAGTAACCAACTCGGTGCTGCAAGTGCGCACGCGCGGCACATCGCCTAGCGAAGAGGCAACGGTGGCATACCCCGTACAAGTGTATGTATTCCAAGGGGACAAGTGCAAGGCGGTGCAGACCATCGGCGACGAGGGACAGACGCTGAACATCCCGCTGTTGGAAGGGACGTATAGCGTCTATGCCATTGCGGGGGCATCTGCTACGGACTACACGCTGCCCACGAAGGAAAATGCCACTACGACAACGGCATTGACGCTGAAGGAGGGCCGCAGCCTTACAGACCTGATGGCGGCCTCGGCCACGGCAACGCTGGTGGATGGCGGAACGAACACGGTGACATTGGGTATGACGCGTAAGACGATGCTCATTCAGGACGTGACCATTAAGAAGATTCCGACGGCGGCTACGGCAGTCAGCGTGACGATAGCGCCTCTGTGGCAGGCATTGACGGTGAGCGGCGCTTTTGCCAACGCTGGGCAAAGCCAGACCATCGCGCTGACCAAGCAGGCCGATAACCGCACATGGACGCTCCCCTCGCCCTTTGGAGAGGGGTCGGGGGTGAGGCTTCTGCCGCCAAGCTCTCAGCCGGCCAGTGTGAGTGTGAACATCACCATTGGCGGCACGACGAAGACATATACTTACTCCACTTCTGACCAACTGGAGGCCGCCTACAAGATCAACATCGACGGCACGTATACCGAGGCCGTAGGCGTCAGTCTGACGGGAACGATTACTGGCGCTACGTGGCTGGGCGAGCGGACGATTAGCTTTGAATTCGATGAGAACGGCAGCAGCACATCGGGGAATAACGACAACAATGGCGGTGGCAATAACAATAACGACACCCCAAACAACCAAGACAACTTCCCTGCTGCTGGCGACACGTATCAGGGCTGCTATGTGCTGGCGGTATCGGTGATTGACGCGAACTCGGCTGAACTGACGCTGCTCTCTCCCAACGAGCGTTCAGTAAGTAGCGATTCCGACGCCAACAATGCCCTTGCCACCCTCGGCGTGGATGGCATCAGCGACTGGTCGATTCCCAACCAAGCGCAGATGGATTTGTTCTATACCGCTAAGGATGATATTACGCCAGCGCCAGACAGACAGCGCTATCTGTGGCAGGACGGAACCACGATGAAACAACGCTTCATGAGCGACGGGAGCGACAGCAAAGCCAACTACAACTATACCATCTTCCTGCGCCCCGTCGCCACCGTTTCCATCACCAAAGACTGA
- a CDS encoding helix-turn-helix domain-containing protein, with translation MYEQIQEDAIFVMLYAVVTVLAALGCVYLLFRRGNAFAADVTPPLRLRRWTAAFLAVIALGHVWYWPGTMMADGDAAALWMLIGGLLDCLLTIPVALVVMLCMLQDRRRPLWPVWVAVAPLVILMAWSVVTRSYALMPWMQGYFLLASIGFMIYMVFEVRQYGRWLRDNYADLEHKEVWQSLLVLAVIMFLFVYYVTGYGSITYEFIIQLCGIALVAYLLWRVETLQDLNLGFHPTFSLPRHSPNLFGLCSRLHENVPISSENIVVADATPIDDSDAIDTMIATEETEEADTSLSVRNNIGPLLRQHCEEPQLYLQYDLSLTQLATLIGVNRSYLSKHFALQGITYNAYINDLRIRHFVSLCQERAAAHQPVSVQQLSLDSGFRSYSTFNGAFKQVMHTTATEWLRLIAE, from the coding sequence ATGTACGAACAGATACAGGAAGATGCGATATTTGTGATGCTATATGCCGTCGTCACGGTGCTGGCGGCGCTGGGCTGTGTTTACCTGTTGTTCCGGCGGGGCAACGCCTTTGCTGCCGACGTCACGCCGCCATTGCGGCTCAGGCGCTGGACGGCTGCGTTCCTGGCGGTCATCGCCTTGGGCCACGTGTGGTACTGGCCGGGAACCATGATGGCCGATGGCGATGCGGCTGCGCTGTGGATGCTCATCGGCGGACTGCTCGACTGTCTGCTGACCATCCCCGTGGCCCTTGTCGTCATGCTCTGCATGTTGCAAGACCGTCGCCGGCCGCTGTGGCCCGTGTGGGTGGCCGTGGCGCCGCTCGTAATCCTGATGGCGTGGAGTGTGGTGACCCGCAGTTACGCCCTAATGCCGTGGATGCAGGGCTATTTCCTGCTGGCAAGCATCGGCTTTATGATATATATGGTGTTCGAGGTGCGACAGTACGGCCGCTGGCTGCGCGACAACTATGCCGACCTGGAGCACAAGGAGGTGTGGCAGAGCCTGCTGGTGCTGGCCGTCATCATGTTCCTGTTCGTCTATTACGTGACGGGCTACGGCAGCATCACCTACGAGTTCATCATCCAGCTGTGCGGCATCGCGCTCGTGGCCTATCTGCTATGGCGCGTGGAGACGCTGCAGGATCTAAATCTTGGATTTCATCCGACCTTTTCCTTGCCTCGGCATAGTCCAAACCTGTTTGGCCTCTGTTCTCGGCTGCATGAAAACGTTCCCATTTCATCGGAGAATATCGTCGTTGCAGACGCTACACCAATCGACGATAGCGATGCGATAGATACGATGATCGCTACGGAAGAGACGGAAGAGGCTGACACCTCGCTGTCCGTTCGCAATAACATCGGGCCGTTGCTCAGACAGCATTGCGAGGAGCCGCAGCTCTATCTGCAGTACGACCTCTCCCTCACGCAGCTGGCCACGCTGATTGGCGTCAACCGCTCGTACCTGAGCAAGCACTTCGCCCTGCAGGGCATCACTTACAACGCTTATATCAACGACCTGCGTATCCGCCACTTCGTCAGTCTCTGCCAGGAGCGTGCCGCCGCGCACCAGCCCGTGTCCGTTCAGCAGCTGTCCCTTGATAGTGGTTTCCGCAGCTACAGCACGTTCAACGGTGCCTTTAAGCAGGTCATGCATACAACGGCGACGGAATGGCTGCGTCTCATCGCTGAGTAG